The Actinomycetota bacterium genome includes the window CGGGCGCTGCTGGCCGCGCCCGCCGACGGATATGGAGCCGTCGTGCTGAACCCGGGGGCGCTCTCCCACTACTCGTACGCGGTGCGGGACGCCGTGGAGGCCTGCGGGCTGCCGGTGATCGAGGTCCACATGTCGAACATCCACGCCCGCGACGAGTTCCGGCGGCGCTCGGTGGTGTCCGCGGCCTGCCGCGGCGTCATCACCGGGCTGGGGGCCGGCGGGTATCATCTGGCCCTGGAGGCCCTGCCGTGGATTTCCAGCTGAGAAGGAACCGTCTCGCCACGCGTCTGCCGGAGTTGGAGGTGGATGCGTTCCTGGTCACGCGCCTTCCCAACGTGCGCTACCTGATCGGGTTCACCGGCTCGAACGGGCAGGTCCTGCTGTCCGCCAGCCACGGCGTGTTCTTCACCGACGGCCGGTACACGGAGCAGTCCCGACGGGAGGTACCCGACCTCGAGCGGCGGACCTACAGCGTCGATTTCGCCTCCGCCTTCGCACAGGCCTGTCGCGACACTGGCGCCACACGTGTGGCCTTCGAGTCCGGCGGCGTCACCTACCGCTTCTACGAGGACCTCCGGGAGAAGGCCGGCGACGTCGAGCTGGTCTCCACCCGGGAGGAGATCGAACGGCCCCGGTGGATCAAGGAGCCCGACGAGATCAACATGATCGAGCGGGCCCAGGCCATCACGGAC containing:
- a CDS encoding 3-dehydroquinate dehydratase is translated as MKVFFLLGPNLGALGRRDPGTYGTQTLDQVREQVEATAGRLGHEVGWRQSDAEGDLVRALLAAPADGYGAVVLNPGALSHYSYAVRDAVEACGLPVIEVHMSNIHARDEFRRRSVVSAACRGVITGLGAGGYHLALEALPWISS